From Actinopolymorpha cephalotaxi, one genomic window encodes:
- a CDS encoding acyl carrier protein gives MATTEEIRAGLAEIVNEVAGIPADDVQMDKSFTDDLDVDSLSMVEVVVAAEEKFGVKIPDDEVKNLKTVGDAVGYIERAQG, from the coding sequence ATGGCCACTACCGAGGAAATCCGCGCCGGGCTTGCAGAGATCGTCAACGAGGTCGCAGGCATCCCGGCCGACGACGTGCAGATGGACAAGTCGTTCACCGACGACCTGGACGTCGACTCCCTGTCGATGGTCGAGGTGGTCGTCGCCGCCGAGGAGAAGTTCGGCGTCAAGATCCCCGACGACGAGGTGAAGAACCTCAAGACCGTCGGAGACGCGGTCGGCTACATCGAGCGTGCGCAGGGCTGA
- a CDS encoding beta-ketoacyl-ACP synthase III, translated as MTGAIRTLDGTRDAGVLGVGSYRPHRIVTNAEICERIDSSDEWIRTRSGIVSRRWAGPEETVAAMSVAAAGKALAAAGIRADQLGCVLVATVSHLSQTPAVAPIIATELGAQGVAAFDISAACAGFCYGLELARSMVSSGTATYVLVIGVERLSDLTDPQDRSTAFLFGDGAGAAVVGPTDEPGIGPVVWGSDGAQADAIRQKESWDDAVSDGDFPHLTMQGNPVFRWASYEMAKVAQQALDRAGVDVQDLDAFIPHQANNRITDAMVKALKLPGHVVIARDIAEQGNTSAASIPLALDRLLAASEVRSGDTALVIGFGAGLVYAAQVIRIP; from the coding sequence GTGACCGGTGCGATCCGGACCCTCGACGGCACCCGTGACGCCGGCGTGCTCGGCGTCGGCTCGTACCGCCCGCACCGGATCGTCACCAACGCCGAGATCTGCGAGCGGATCGACTCCTCCGACGAGTGGATCCGTACCCGCTCCGGCATCGTGAGCAGGCGCTGGGCCGGCCCGGAGGAGACGGTCGCGGCGATGTCGGTCGCGGCCGCCGGGAAGGCACTGGCCGCCGCGGGGATCCGGGCCGACCAGCTCGGCTGCGTGCTCGTGGCCACGGTCTCCCACCTGTCCCAGACGCCGGCCGTGGCGCCGATCATCGCCACCGAACTCGGCGCGCAGGGCGTCGCCGCGTTCGACATCTCCGCCGCCTGCGCGGGCTTCTGCTACGGCCTCGAACTCGCCCGGTCCATGGTGAGCTCCGGCACCGCGACGTACGTCCTGGTCATCGGCGTGGAACGCCTGTCCGACCTCACCGACCCGCAGGACCGCTCCACGGCGTTCCTGTTCGGTGACGGTGCCGGTGCCGCGGTGGTCGGCCCCACCGACGAGCCGGGCATCGGCCCGGTGGTGTGGGGCTCCGACGGCGCCCAGGCGGACGCCATCCGGCAGAAGGAGAGCTGGGACGACGCCGTGTCCGACGGCGACTTCCCGCACCTCACGATGCAGGGCAACCCGGTCTTCCGGTGGGCGTCGTACGAGATGGCCAAGGTCGCCCAGCAGGCGCTGGACCGGGCCGGCGTCGACGTGCAGGACCTGGACGCGTTCATCCCCCACCAGGCCAACAACCGCATCACCGACGCGATGGTCAAGGCCCTGAAACTGCCCGGCCACGTCGTGATCGCACGGGACATCGCCGAGCAGGGCAACACCTCGGCGGCGTCCATCCCACTCGCCCTCGATCGGCTGCTGGCCGCGTCGGAGGTCAGGAGCGGCGACACCGCTCTCGTCATCGGTTTCGGAGCCGGGCTGGTGTATGCCGCCCAGGTCATCCGAATTCCCTGA
- a CDS encoding acyltransferase domain-containing protein, with translation MLVIVAPGQGAQTPGFLAPWLEDPTFADRINWLSAVCDTDLAHYGTDADADTIRDTAIAQPLLVASGLVAALALFPHPADAFRTIDLAAGHSVGEITAAAGVGVISAEQAMVFVRERGKAMAAAAAEHRSGMMAVLGGDPEEVLAAIARHDLVAANNNGPGQVVAAGTLEALERFSAEPPARTRLVPLQVAGAFHTNYVAHAVPLLGGFARAITTHDPRTRLLSNRDGHVVHDGRDVLDRIVRQVSSPVRWDLCMRTMEDLGVTGMLEMPPAGTLTGIARRALRGVETFALKTPDQLDDARAFVEKHGEGGPLEGNPTWRLLVAPVKGVFSLAAEQPAGAALAPGAVVGSVKSLRDDLQVAAPHGGTIVEWLVEDGDPVSPGQPLVRLHPVSAQ, from the coding sequence GTGCTCGTCATCGTCGCGCCTGGACAAGGGGCGCAAACGCCTGGATTCCTCGCACCGTGGCTCGAGGACCCGACTTTTGCCGACCGCATCAACTGGTTGTCCGCGGTCTGCGACACCGACCTCGCCCACTACGGCACCGACGCGGACGCCGACACCATCCGCGACACCGCAATCGCCCAGCCCCTGCTCGTCGCGTCCGGCCTCGTCGCCGCGCTCGCGCTGTTCCCCCATCCCGCCGACGCGTTCCGCACCATCGACCTCGCCGCCGGCCACAGCGTCGGTGAGATCACCGCGGCCGCGGGTGTCGGTGTGATCAGTGCCGAGCAGGCGATGGTGTTCGTCCGCGAGCGCGGCAAGGCGATGGCAGCGGCCGCGGCCGAGCACCGCTCCGGGATGATGGCCGTCCTCGGCGGCGACCCCGAGGAGGTGCTCGCCGCGATCGCCCGCCACGACCTCGTGGCCGCCAACAACAACGGCCCCGGCCAGGTGGTGGCCGCCGGAACGCTGGAGGCGCTGGAACGCTTCAGCGCCGAGCCGCCGGCCCGCACCCGCCTGGTCCCGCTGCAGGTCGCGGGCGCCTTCCACACCAACTACGTCGCCCACGCGGTCCCCCTGCTCGGCGGCTTCGCCCGGGCGATCACCACCCACGACCCGCGCACCCGGCTGCTGTCCAACCGCGACGGCCACGTCGTCCACGACGGCCGCGACGTGCTGGACCGGATCGTCAGGCAGGTGAGCTCGCCGGTGCGGTGGGACCTGTGCATGCGCACCATGGAGGACCTCGGCGTCACCGGCATGCTGGAGATGCCGCCCGCCGGCACCCTCACCGGTATCGCCCGGCGCGCCCTGCGCGGGGTGGAGACGTTCGCGCTGAAGACCCCGGACCAACTCGACGACGCGCGCGCGTTCGTGGAGAAGCACGGCGAGGGCGGCCCGCTGGAGGGCAACCCGACCTGGCGGCTGCTGGTCGCACCGGTGAAGGGCGTGTTCAGCCTGGCCGCCGAGCAGCCCGCGGGCGCCGCGCTGGCCCCGGGCGCGGTGGTGGGCAGCGTGAAGAGCCTGCGCGACGACCTGCAGGTGGCCGCGCCGCACGGCGGCACGATCGTCGAATGGCTGGTCGAGGACGGCGACCCGGTCTCCCCCGGCCAGCCGCTGGTACGCCTGCACCCGGTGAGCGCCCAGTGA